A segment of the Nasonia vitripennis strain AsymCx chromosome 2, Nvit_psr_1.1, whole genome shotgun sequence genome:
gtcgtcgtcgtcgtcgaggagagctcgttctctctttctcctcccACCCTGACTGCTGCACTGTCGGAGCTGGCCACCTATACCGGCCGCGCGACCCTCCTGCCCCCTGCCGGCGAACTCGGCAATTCGGCTTCAGCTTTTTTGCGCGTTTTTCGACTTTTTTGCGCACATAAGGAGAGCTTGggctatatataggtatacgcccGACTGCGGCGTCGTCGTGTGTgctactgccgctgctgctcctgctcCGCCGCCGCGTCTCCCGGCTCCGTTCTCCGTGCGTTCAGCGCCGCGTCTTGAGAGTGGAAGCGTTGTTTGCGCGTGTTGGGACACGAGTATGGCGAGGAGTAGGTGTTTGTTTGTGCACGAGGAGGGGGGGTCGTTCAGTTACGAGCTACGAGTCCGCCTATGAGGCTCTCATTGCCAATTTCAATGTTGCGAATAGAGAGCGCTTCCTGGACCTAAAATGTTTCGCGTATTTCGGCGCAAAGTAAATACGTGCGCGCATGCAAAGTATATATTAAGAGGGCTCGAGCACTACGATTGTTAAGACGGATCAGGCGCACAAAGCTCTGCTTACTCGTCCTTTCCAGGTCTCCGAAACGTGTTGGTAAATGGGCAAATTTACCCATCGCAGACGTTGTTCTGGGAATGAATGTACGATAATATAATAACAGAGCCTCTGCGAATATACCCTGCTGGCTCTTTACAAAATGAGGAATTCTTTTATTAATCTATACTGCGATCGTGTATAAAATAATTCGTATAAAAAATAGCGAAGCATATACGAGTTCGGATTATACCGCAGCGCAGTGTTCATAGCCTTTGGGATAGGGCTCGTTGCATGTATAAATACAATCACTTCATGTTGGAGATGATGAAGTTCAAGAAGTGCGTAACTCGCGAGTATATGCCGGGAAATTGGGCCGTGGCGCACTTCGAACCAGTCGAAACCACTCCGATGAGGTAATAGGTCGTCTGCTTGGGCCACATGAGTGGGCCGCCGCTGTCCCCCTGTAAAACGTGCGGGAGTTCATTGCATGCAGGTgtgaattaaatataaaattattatacgaGCAATTCCGCTCAAGATCTTACCTGGCAAGCGTCCTTTCCACCGTTGGGCCAACCCGCGCATAGCACGCGCTCGTCGATGACGACCCTCTTCGCCGCGTAGTCTTTTTTGCACTGCTCATTGCTGACCACCGGAACCTGCACCTCTTGAAGGACGTCCGATTCCTCGCCCTCTGAGGTGTAcgttattgttttatttttcttatttaatgATGGCAGAGAAcgagttattattatcatgCTGCATAGCGCATACCGTAAGACGTCGCGCCCCAACCGGCCACGAACGGGTACGTTCCTACGAAGTCGCGGTTCCTAAGATTCTTCTCGATGGGCAGACAAATGGGATGGATGGCCTCTGTAGGAGATAGATCGGAATTATGCAGTGTTAAACGATCGAATATGCGAGCTTTTCTTTTCGCGTACAACGTACTGGTGAATTCAACGTCTCGGTCCAGCCTCAAGATAGCAATGTCGTTCTCCTTCGAGGTATTGTTGTACTCCGGATGGACAACGTAGCTCTCGACGATGACGTCAATGGGGTGGGATCCGTCGTCGGTGTTCTCGAGGTCGTGCGCACCCAGGCGTACCTGGTAGCTGACCTCCTCGTACTCCAAACAATGGGCAGCCGTCACGACGTGCCTCGAGGATACGAGGGTTCCACCGCAGCTGAATATGAAGTCGCCGGAATCGTTGCCGAAGCGAAAAGCTATTGCAGCCATCCACGGCCAGGcatctaaaaaattatttttaaataaatttaagcCCATTAAATTtgaggataaaaaaaaaatgtcgcCTACTCAGCGCAGCATCGTTCCCGCCGACAATTCTGTTGTGAAGACCAGCGCTGTGACCACAGTGAGGTGGCAACAGTGGCGTGTTCTCGTCCTTCGGCAGCTCCAAAGGACAACAGACCATGACCTTGAAGAATCCGAAGGAACAGACGGAGGAGAGCATGGCGCCGATGCCCATGATGGGACGATTCGCGACATAGTCGTGGAGCGACGCGCAGTCCCGAATCCTCACGCAGACTCCCGGGGCTCCGGTGTTGCTGGTGCAGCTTTCTGGATTTCGGGCAACGCGAGGcgctattttaaatatttgaacgCTTCGATGCGTAAGTGTGTATGGTGAAGACAAGGTTAGGCAAAGTTCAGGTGATCGAACGCGATACAATATATCAATAAGGAAAGTGAGCAGGGaaactgtgtgtgtgtgtgtgtgtgtgtgtacttaaTAACGAATTATCGACGAGAGCTTGTATTATGTAGACGCTGTAAATTAAACATCGAATTCCGCGCGAACACGTAAACGATTTTCGACTGATAACGAATACTGATGATTTTCATTGAATAATCGAGCGATTACGGAAACTTTGAAAAGCCTTATATATCGGGAAAACAAACTCGGAAAAATACTTACGTTCGGCGGATATAGT
Coding sequences within it:
- the LOC100118693 gene encoding venom protease isoform X1, whose product is MKSSVGSSFLFTALLMRVFCLETISAEPPRVARNPESCTSNTGAPGVCVRIRDCASLHDYVANRPIMGIGAMLSSVCSFGFFKVMVCCPLELPKDENTPLLPPHCGHSAGLHNRIVGGNDAALNAWPWMAAIAFRFGNDSGDFIFSCGGTLVSSRHVVTAAHCLEYEEVSYQVRLGAHDLENTDDGSHPIDVIVESYVVHPEYNNTSKENDIAILRLDRDVEFTKAIHPICLPIEKNLRNRDFVGTYPFVAGWGATSYEGEESDVLQEVQVPVVSNEQCKKDYAAKRVVIDERVLCAGWPNGGKDACQGDSGGPLMWPKQTTYYLIGVVSTGSKCATAQFPGIYSRVTHFLNFIISNMK
- the LOC100118693 gene encoding venom protease isoform X2, with the protein product MKSSVGSSFLFTALLMRVFCLETISAEQSCTSNTGAPGVCVRIRDCASLHDYVANRPIMGIGAMLSSVCSFGFFKVMVCCPLELPKDENTPLLPPHCGHSAGLHNRIVGGNDAALNAWPWMAAIAFRFGNDSGDFIFSCGGTLVSSRHVVTAAHCLEYEEVSYQVRLGAHDLENTDDGSHPIDVIVESYVVHPEYNNTSKENDIAILRLDRDVEFTKAIHPICLPIEKNLRNRDFVGTYPFVAGWGATSYEGEESDVLQEVQVPVVSNEQCKKDYAAKRVVIDERVLCAGWPNGGKDACQGDSGGPLMWPKQTTYYLIGVVSTGSKCATAQFPGIYSRVTHFLNFIISNMK